The following is a genomic window from Fibrobacter sp..
TTGATCAAGGAGTCCGTAAAGAAATGCGAAGTGACGGTGGTGAGCGTTTTCTTGAACCCGATCCAGTTCGGTCGCAACGAAGACCTGGACAAGTACCCAAAGCGTCTGGAAGCCGATGCCAAATTGGCGGAATCCCTGGGGGCGGACTATGTCTTTGCGCCCAGCGTTGCCGAAATGTATCCCGATGGCGACCCGCTGACCCTGGTGCGGGACGAAACCCTTGAAAGCATGTACTGCGGTGCTTACCGCCCGGGTCATTTCCGCGGTGTCTTGACCGTAGTGGCCAAGCTGTTCCTGATATCCGGGGCGAACAAGGCTTTCTTTGGCGAGAAGGATTACCAGCAGGTGTTCCTCATCGAAAAGATGGTGAAGGACCTGAACTTCGACATCGAAATTTATCGGGTGCCTATCGTCCGCGAAGAATCTGGCCTTGCCCTTTCTAGCCGTAACGAATACCTGACTGCCGATGAACGCAAGCAGGCGCCTAAGGTGAAAGACTTATATGTGGATGTTGGCGCTAAAAATAAAAAGGATGCCGAAAAGCGGGTGGCAGTAGGTGATTATATTGCCTTTAAA
Proteins encoded in this region:
- the panC gene encoding pantoate--beta-alanine ligase; protein product: MQIIKTIAELRETLKPLIKKDKVIGLVPTMGALHDGHGALIKESVKKCEVTVVSVFLNPIQFGRNEDLDKYPKRLEADAKLAESLGADYVFAPSVAEMYPDGDPLTLVRDETLESMYCGAYRPGHFRGVLTVVAKLFLISGANKAFFGEKDYQQVFLIEKMVKDLNFDIEIYRVPIVREESGLALSSRNEYLTADERKQAPKVKDLYVDVGAKNKKDAEKRVAVGDYIAFK